GCAGGTTTTAAAAAATTGGGTCAGCAGCATGCCATTTTAAATGCGATTGCCCTGCTTTCTTCTGGCCATACATAACGCGGTGCGTTATCACTGGCCGATGACCGAGAGCTTTCGCTGCAAGGTCACCGAGAGAGTGTTTCATGGGCAGGCCGCGAAGCGGTTTCCCCATGACCTCCTGAAGCGGGCCAGGATGCGCCTGGACCGGATCGACGCGGCATCCACGCTCGACGACCTGCGCGTCGCGGCATCCACGCTCGACGACCTGCGCGTCCCTCCCTCGCACCATCTGGAGGCTTTGGAGGTTTTTCAAGGCAACACCGCCGACCCGTCCACGTTGGGCACCCAAATCGCCAAACTCAAGGAGCGGTTTGAATGGCAAAACGTGATCGTGGGGGATGGTCTCTTTCCAGCGCAACACCGCCTCCATTGCCGAGGAGATCGCCCTGGATGGCCTCTGTTGTGATCCGCGGCGACATCCCTGCTGAAAACCTGGAAGCCGCCGACGTGGTGCAGCAATACAAGAACCTGGGCAAGGTGGAGAAAGCGTTCCGGCACGCGACGCTCTCGGAGCGGCTTCACCCTGCACAGCTTCCAGACTTTGCTCCAGAATTTGGAATCCCTGGCCCGCAACCGTTGTCAGATGCTGCCAGACCCCAAACACCCTGTCACCTTCTTCAAATTTGCCCAGCCCACCCCTTTCCAAACGGAGGCCTTCCAACTCCTCGGAATCCCCTGTACCCGGTAAACGCCCCGACATTATTGAAACAATAGTTCAATATCAATATGTTGCACAGCAAGGGCGCTGCCCTGGACCCACCAGGGAGCCAGCCCCCTGGATCCCGAGTCCTTTCCGTGTGTTCCAAATGCGATTGCCCTGACCCCTCATATCACTTCCAAATCGTCCACACCCCGATCACGATAAACCCGACCCCTGCCACCAGTTTCAATGTTTCCGGTGATACGAAGCGGGCGATGGCTCCGCCGGCCAGGACGCCTAAGGCGGATGTGGCGACCAGGGCCAGGGAGGCGCCGAGGAAGACCACCCAGCGGCTGCTTTTGCCGTCGGCGGCGAACAGCAGGGTGGCCAGTTGGGTCTTGTCGCCCAGTTCCGCGAGGAAAACGGTGGTAAAAACGGTCAACAGGAGCTTGCTGTCCATCGAACAATCCTCCGGGAGTGATTGAAAGGCCGGGGCAGAGGCGGGAGGAGCGATTGCGCCTTTCCGCTGCACCAGACAGGTTTGCCACCCTACCCGACTCCACAAGGACAAACAACAGGATCCGTGCAAGTCGGTAGAGGGAGTGGTAGCCTGAACGGCGCAGGGGGTGTGGGAGGTTGGATCTGTTGCGGGTGGTCGATTCTGTGTCGGATCGGCGGGAAAGAAAGGAAGGGGAGGGGTCATGCTGGGGAAGAGGAGTTGGGAGAAGTGGGCCTGGCTGCGCATTTGGGCTTGTCTGGGGCAGTGCGTTCTCGGGTGTGGCCTGGGATTGCTGTTGTGTGTTGCCCCATCACTGGCTGGCCCGGCTGAGGAACTGGTCCTGCTCAACTGGGCCGAGTACATGGACAAGAGCCTCCTGGCCCAATTCGAGCAGGAGACGGGGGTTCACATACGCGAGGTCTTTTTTCAGACCGAAGACGAACGTGATGGCCTTCTCGCCCAAACCAGTGGGGTGGGGTTTGATGTCGTTGTTGTTCAGGCCAAGGATATCGAGGCTTATGCACGGTCCGGGTGGCTGGCGCCTATCGAGGAGGAAAAGATTCCCAACCTGGCGCATATACCCAACAAATGGCGCACGACCTACCCGGAGACAGACCGTTATGCCGTTCCCTGGCAATGGGGGACATTTGGCATCGGTTATCGCAAGGATTTGTTGAAGAAAGAAATCACGAGTTGGATGGATTTTTTCCGCCCGATACCGGAAGCCAAAGGGCGTCTGCTCATGCTCAGTGATGCCATGGTGATGCGGACCCTGGCCATGAAGG
This genomic stretch from Magnetococcales bacterium harbors:
- a CDS encoding TMEM165/GDT1 family protein, translating into MDSKLLLTVFTTVFLAELGDKTQLATLLFAADGKSSRWVVFLGASLALVATSALGVLAGGAIARFVSPETLKLVAGVGFIVIGVWTIWK
- a CDS encoding spermidine/putrescine ABC transporter substrate-binding protein — translated: MLGKRSWEKWAWLRIWACLGQCVLGCGLGLLLCVAPSLAGPAEELVLLNWAEYMDKSLLAQFEQETGVHIREVFFQTEDERDGLLAQTSGVGFDVVVVQAKDIEAYARSGWLAPIEEEKIPNLAHIPNKWRTTYPETDRYAVPWQWGTFGIGYRKDLLKKEITSWMDFFRPIPEAKGRLLMLSDAMVMRTLAMKATGRSMNDFTDPSLKEAAGLLREQKPFVHTYGYLGLGEQSPLITGQYWMALLFNGDAVTLAKQNANIGFVIPKEGTLLWEDCFAILAASKRKDLAARFIHFLHQPQNAARLAEFTNYASVNDGVNPFLSAQHRGNMTIYPPQEVLDRSEFPKNPPPKVTRFFKNLQVQLMRKE